The following coding sequences lie in one Lolium perenne isolate Kyuss_39 chromosome 2, Kyuss_2.0, whole genome shotgun sequence genomic window:
- the LOC127331542 gene encoding large ribosomal subunit protein eL22z, whose translation MARGAATAAAAAKGKKKGSVSFVIDCTKPVEDKIMEIASLEKFLQERIKVAGGKAGNLGDSVTVTRDKSKVTVTSDGNFSKRYLKYLTKKYLKKHNVRDWLRVIAANKERNVYELRYFNIAENEGEEED comes from the exons ggcgacggcggcggcggctgccaaGGGCAAGAAGAAGGGGTCCGTCTCCTTCGTGATCGACTGCACCAAGCCCGTGGAGGACAAGATCATGGAGATCGCGTCGCTCGAGAAGTTCCTGCAGGAGCGCATCAAGGTCGCCGGCGGCAAGGCCGGGAACCTCGGCGACTCCGTCACCGTCACGCGCGACAAGAGCAAGGTCACCGTCACCTCCGACGGCAACTTCTCCAAGAG GTACCTTAAGTACTTGACCAAGAAGTACTTGAAGAAGCACAACGTGAGGGACTGGCTACGTGTGATTGCAGCCAACAAGGAACGCAATGTGTACGAGCTCCGGTACTTCAACATCGCTGAGAACGAGGGCGAGGAGGAAGATTAG